One window of the Acinonyx jubatus isolate Ajub_Pintada_27869175 chromosome A2, VMU_Ajub_asm_v1.0, whole genome shotgun sequence genome contains the following:
- the DDX39A gene encoding ATP-dependent RNA helicase DDX39A isoform X1: MAEQDVENELLDYEEDEEPQAPPESTPAPPKKDVKGSYVSIHSSGFRDFLLKPELLRAIVDCGFEHPSEVQHECIPQAILGMDVLCQAKSGMGKTAVFVLATLQQIEPVNGQVTVLVMCHTRELAFQISKEYERFSKYMPSVKVSVFFGGLSIKKDEEVLKKNCPHVVVGTPGRILALVRNRSLNLKNVKHFVLDECDKMLEQLDMRRDVQEIFRLTPHEKQCMMFSATLSKEIRPVCRKFMQDPMEVFVDDETKLTLHGLQQYYVKLKDSEKNRKLFDLLDVLEFNQVVIFVKSVQRCMALAQLLVEQNFPAIAIHRGMAQEERLSRYQQFKDFQRRILVATNLFGRGMDIERVNIVFNYDMPEDSDTYLHRVARAGRFGTKGLAITFVSDENDAKILNDVQDRFEVNVAELPEEIDISTYIEQSR, translated from the exons ATGGCGGAACAGGATGTGGAAAATGAGCTTCTGGATTACGAGGAAGATGAAGAGCCCCAGGCTCCTCCAGAGAGCACTCCTGCTCCCCCCAAGAAAGACGTCAAGGGTTCCTACGTTTCCATCCACAGCTCTGGCTTCCGGGACTTTTTGCTGAAGCCGGAGCTTCTTAGGGCCATCGTGGACTGTGGCTTTGAGCATCCATCTGAGG tcCAGCACGAGTGTATTCCCCAAGCCATCCTGGGCATGGATGTCCTGTGCCAGGCCAAGTCTGGGATGGGCAAGACGGCCGTCTTCGTGCTGGCCACCCTGCAGCAGATTGAGCCTGTCAACGGACAG GTGACAGTGCTGGTCATGTGTCATACTCGGGAGCTGGCATTCCAGATTAGCAAGGAATATGAACGCTTCTCCAAGTACATGCCCAGCGTCAAG GTGTCTGTGTTCTTCGGGGGCCTTTCCATCAAGAAGGATGAAGAGGTATTGAAGAAGAACTGTCCGCACGTCGTCGTGGGGACACCAGGCCGGATCCTGGCACTCGTACGGAACAGGAGCCTCAACCTGAAGAATGTGAAGCACTTCGTGCTGGACGAGTGCGACAAGATGCTGGAGCAGCTGG ACATGCGGCGGGACGTGCAGGAGATCTTCCGCCTGACGCCCCACGAGAAGCAGTGCATGATGTTCAGCGCCACCCTGAGCAAGGAGATCAGGCCCGTGTGCAGGAAGTTCATGCAAGAC CCCATGGAGGTGTTTGTAGACGATGAGACCAAGCTCACGCTACACGGACTCCAGCAGTACTACGTCAAGCTCAAGGACAGCGAGAAGAACCGCAAGCTGTTTGATCTCTTGGACGTGCTGGAGTTTAACCAG GTGGTGATCTTCGTGAAGTCGGTGCAGCGCTGCATGGCCCTGGCCCAGCTCCTTGTGGAGCAGAACTTCCCGGCCATCGCTATCCACAGGGGCATGGCGCAGGAGGAGCG CCTGTCACGCTATCAGCAGTTCAAAGACTTCCAGCGGCGGATCCTGGTGGCCACCAATCTGTTTGGTCGAGGGATGGACATTGAGCGAGTCAACATCGTCTTCAACTATGACATGCCCGAGGACTCGGACACCTACCTCCACCGA GTGGCCCGTGCAGGACGTTTTGGGACCAAAGGTCTGGCCATCACTTTTGTGTCCGACGAGAATGATGCCAAAATCCTCAATGACGTTCAGGACAGGTTTGAAGTGAACGTAGCAGAACTTCCTGAAGAAATTGATATCTCTACATACA TTGAGCAGAGCCGGTAA